The following coding sequences lie in one Glycine max cultivar Williams 82 chromosome 19, Glycine_max_v4.0, whole genome shotgun sequence genomic window:
- the LOC102669596 gene encoding uncharacterized protein, producing MFGSGTRSNSSDANIGTTTTIGATTSLGSRPRSKNASGNRTNIGWKHGTDVLGNGKKVKCKYYSKIKKRGIFRFKHHLAGTRWDSEPCPSVPEEVKVLMMKVVAEVANASKKKRKLNSFHEEGIYTEGVETNTTQSGIEGKVMFTFKGRGKAKFVQASGEGVQATLNQLYKKGEKDKVDDQCAEFWYTSVISFNVIKNPAFANFCDMVARYGLGYKPPSYHDIIEKLLKRAVEKTNLMLQEFREEWKRTGCTIMSDGWTNKKRHSICKFFMNSPKEIVFLYSLDTLDISKTTDKVLKMLDDVVNFVREENVVQVVTDNATNYKATGELLMQK from the coding sequence ATGTTTGGGAGTGGGACTCGATCAAATTCATCAGATGCTAATATAGGCACAACCACAACCATAGGTGCAACAACCTCCTTAGGTTCAAGACCTAGAAGTAAAAATGCTTCGGGAAATAGGACTAATATTGGGTGGAAACATGGGACAGATGTTTTAGGGAATGGTAAAAAAGTTAAGTGCAAATATTactcaaagataaaaaaaaggggAATTTTTAGATTCAAGCATCATCTTGCTGGGACTAGATGGGATTCTGAACCTTGTCCTTCGGTGCCAGAAGAAGTTAAGGTGCTTATGATGAAAGTTGTTGCAGAGGTTGCTAACGcatcaaagaagaaaagaaaattgaacagTTTTCATGAAGAAGGTATATATACTGAGGGGGTGGAGACAAATACCACTCAAAGTGGAATAGAAGGGAAAGTGATGTTTACTTTCAAAGGAAGAGGAAAAGCAAAATTTGTTCAAGCTAGTGGTGAGGGAGTTCAAGCAACTTTAAATCAATTGTACAAAAAAGGTGAAAAAGATAAAGTTGATGATCAATGTGCTGAATTTTGGTACACAAGTGTCATTTCattcaatgtaattaaaaaTCCAGCTTTTGCAAATTTTTGTGACATGGTTGCGAGATATGGGTTGGGCTATAAACCTCCATCTTATCATGATATCATAGAGAAGCTTTTGAAAAGAGCAGTGGAGAAAACTAATTTAATGCTTCAAGAATTTAGGGAGGAGTGGAAGAGAACCGGTTGCACAATTATGTCTGATGGgtggacaaataaaaaaaggcattcaatttgtaaattttttatgaacagTCCAAAAGAAATTGTATTTCTTTATTCGTTGGATACCTTAGACATCTCAAAAACAACTGACAAGGTGTTGAAGATGTTGGATGATGTAGTGAATTTTGTTAGAGAGGAGAATGTAGTGCAGGTGGTTACTGATAATGCTACAAATTACAAAGCAACTGGAGAATTGTTGATGCAGAAATGA